DNA from Ziziphus jujuba cultivar Dongzao chromosome 2, ASM3175591v1:
CaccatttatataaaataagtcttttattttttattataattcgAATTTCCAAATGACATATGGTGTTTTACTCACCATggattacaaaatatttttagtttaagaATAAGATGATACAAAATGCTTGAAATCCAAAGCAAGTCTAATTGTGGAAACTGAACCAAGagcttttatatgtatataaagagCTTTTGGCATTAAAACCAGGCTTGTTTTATGTGTCTTTTTTTGAAGTCCATGGCCGGCTGACCAGCATAAAGTACAGACAATCCATCAGAAACTCAGGAAAAAACACCTTCAACCAGAATCCCATCCTGAACCAAGATGGCTCTGTCAAGTACAAATCTCCTCTGCAAGCGGTATCCACAATCGACTTTGTGCACCATTCTACTGACTGAAGTGGAAGACTGACTGTCCATTTGACCCTAAACGATATACCATGCATGCAAGAAAAACCATGAGAACTTTTCTTCCAGTTTCGCAGATTTTGACAAAAGAGTTTGCTGAAGGGTGGATTTTAAGCAACATAATTTGTACTCAAGTTCATGTATTTAACAATGTTGCAGAATTGCTAAAAGGAAGCAGCTTTTGATTCCTTCATACCTCTGATAGAAATCGGGAACTTGTCATTTCTGACTCAATAAGTCCAGGAGTTACAATCGTTATTCCAATATGTTGTCCTATTTCTGCCTTCAATGTCTCGAAAAAGGAAGTTTGAGCTGCCTTGCTTGCCTAAAACCATCACAATCTAATCGAATTAGTAGGAAGACAAATAAGGTAACATTGCCGAGTGtgtaacatataaaatataataagctCATCCTTACACAGTAGATGCTCATTCTTGGTGCAGGAATCCAACTTGCAGTTGAAGAAAGCACAACAATCTTCCCTTTGCCTGCTTTTCTTAAATGTGGAACTGCAAAATATGTGCAGTACACTGAACCCAAGAAATTTGTGTCCCGCAGAGTCGTACAGAGGCAGGTTGTTCAGAATTTCCCCATAATCCAGTTAGTATTTTTATACCAAAGATTGGTAAAACAGTTTATCAAGTCCATATACACATGATTTTGAATATATCAGTCAGACAgacaaaaaaaactaaaataaaaatactgtttatgaaatatatacacacatatgcaAATGGATATTCTATGTAATCCTGTGAAATGAAATTTACCATAACAGAAAAGATATCAGAGAATTGGGTGAAATCTTCAAACAAGCGAACACATGTAACCCCAGCATTGTTCACCAAATGGTCTACTGTTGCATAAAAACCCATAGAGAAACCATTAGAAACCAGAACGTTATACATTGCAGAAAGTACTTATCGAGAAATGATTTACATTGTCTAAAGTGGTTCACTGTCTCTTCAACTAGTCTCTAACAGTCTTCAACTTTTGAAACATCAGCAGAGATGACAGTGCATCTGGGGACCCCAGCTCATGCGCTTTATCAGCTACTTTCTTAAGGCGGTCCTCTCTTCTCGCTGCGAGGGCTAGTCGAGCACCTCTTCTAGCATACTCATAAGCCAGATGCCACATTTACGATGCATTTCGATCTTTTTATTGATAGAAAGAACTTGTAGATCAGAAATGGTGGAAGAAAGAAGATGATAGCAATGAGTGTAACAGGGGGGATTACTATGTTAAACAACCTGTGAAGTCCATCCATTATTGCTTCACCGAGAAGAAACCAAGAAGGAGATGGAGAGCAAGATAGAAGAAAGAGAGATCCTTCTATATATTGTTGTATGTTACAAATTTGTTGAAGCTACGTTGGTGGAAACTTCAAAAAGCTATAGAAAAGCCATACAAATTCACggcaaatttgtttttatatcaGGAATActattttcatttatctttaaagatttggaaaatattcattattaagttctttgttttctctcttttttaatttttgttatattctcTTTCCTAAGATTttagaacaaaataataataataataaaaaattgaaaggatgGACAAGATAACAATTGACAagaaatatgtataatattctaagaagttacaaaataaattaaaaaatttgtaatatGTAGGAAGAAAATGAACTGTAAACAGGTGGACTAGCCAACTAGTTAAAGAAGAGGTAGATACATAGGTTTCTACTATGCAGTCGGTGCCAGTTCTCATTCAACACAACTAGAACATGTGAAAACCTTTAATTCATTGTACAACCACACAAGAAAACCAACACATTTCTTCTTTCACTATTTCGCCCTTTAGAAATATTTTCTCACTTCATATAGTTCCTCGTCataatgaaatttccttgagcattaatttattaattaattgaggacaaataattacatttttttttttttgacttcaTAACCTACGTATCATATCATATTTACTCTTTTTTAACAAGGGACAGTTGGCAGCTTAAAAAGATTAAtgtattcaatattttgattCCTTGTCCTCAAAtggtaaaagttaaaaaatgtgATCCCTCAAtttcttaatattttcatttatatatctcATTTCAAAACACTATATCTATTATCTTTGGACCAGGTCTAAAAACCAACATTTTTATAATCTCAAGAAATTGctaattaaaagaaacaaaaaaaagaaggggggggggggggggggggtgaggGGGAGGCGGCAGTGGGGGTAAGTTTCTTATctcatacatttatataaaacacatcATGTCCAACATTTGCAAGCAAACATACAAACCTCCACTCAGTACCAAAGCTACAGAACCTACTCATAACTCTTTAACACAAGCTACAGTCGCACTGGTGTGGAGTTTTCCAACTAAACAAACGGCAgtaaaaagcatataaaatattatacatggAAACTATGGAATTCTGTTTTTTCTAATCAGTCTTGACACCAGGAGTTTGGATGGAAGAAGGGTATAGCAAATTTTTGGCTCCAGTGTAATCCAAAATCTTCTTGCTTGGTGCTTCACTTGGTGAAGTTCCTGGATTAGTGAGGTAGAGTAGTCTATAAGCCCACTCAATCACATCAGGGCACAAAACTTTCCATATATAGGTGACCTTGAACCATGATGGTTCTGTCAAGTATCTTTGACCTCTGCAAGCACTGTTCACAATTGCCTTTGCACATGCTTTTGCTCTCCCAACTGGCATTACACTTACTTGAACCTGCACATAAACAAGAAAagtcagagaaaaaaaaaaaaatcacatttttatcaaaaacataTAGAGCTAATACAAGTTAGAAACAAAATTTCAGACAAGCAGCAGAAAAAAGTTTCTTACATCTCTCATATCTTGATCCACTGTCATTTTGCCTTCTCCTTGTAAATATTTGCCTTGATTGAGTTCAGACTCTATGAATCCGGGCGTCACAATTGTTATCTTGATGTCCGACCCAAATTCAACCCTCAATGTATCAAAGAACATTAACAAAGCTGCTTTGCTTGCCTAACGTGAGCAATGGAGTATAATTAAGAAAACGTGATTTTAATAAACAAGCAAAATgaggaaagagaaaggaaaacaaGGTGAGGATGATTTACTGCTTAAAAAAGATTACTCACATTGTAGATGCTCGTTCTTGGCATAGGCAACCATGCAGAAGAGGAAGAGAGCACTACAATCTTTCCTCTGCTGTTTCTAAGATGTGGAATTGCAAAACGGGTTGTATAAACTGAACCCCAGAAGTTTGTATCCTGTAAAGACAAGCACAATGAATCACAAACACCAAGATTTACATGAAAGATTCTTGCTTATAATCGATAGGGATTTGAGTTTTGCAATCAATTGGGGGAGAGGCATATCGGGTCCAAAGCTACCATTTAGATTTCTTGGGCAATTATAATTTGCATATGATCACTTTGTTTTAAGGAAATTAAAGAAATCATGATTAAATTTCAACATTCATGAGAATCTCGCTAAAAATGTATGAAAGAAAACACAACGAATGAAAAAGTAAGACCaacaagaaaaaagacaaaacgAAGAAAAAAAGTGACAAATAAAGTATAATAAAGAAAGCCTGGTAATTACCATAACAGGTCTAAGATTAGTAATTTCATCTACTTCTTCAAGCATGCATACCGAACTAATTCCAGCATTATTCACAAGATGGTCCACTGCATCAATCACATAAGTTATCCATcacccatttatatatatatataatcatcaaAATGCTATAAAGCATCCAGATATGGagacatcaattcaaatacattataagctttatatatatatatatatatatatagcacttACAGGTCCCAAAATGATCCACAGTTTGATCAACGATTCTCTTACAATCCTCAACCTTAGAAACATCTGCACCAATCATCAGAACATCAGGGGAACCAATCTGCTCTGCTTGTTCCGCAACTTCTCTTAAACGGTTTTCCCTCCTAGCAACAAGAGCTAAACGAGCTCCTCTTCTAGCATACTCATATGCCAAATgctgccaaaaaaataaataaataaataaactttccccaaaaaaaaaaaagaaaaaaaaatcataaaaaaagaaatgggtATTGATTTATATACCTCACCAATACCTGAAGAAGCCCCAGTGATGAGAACGACCTTACCAGCAACATCTTCACTGAAGATGTATCTAACAATggagaggaagaaattgaaaaacagaaaaggtGGCAAGAAAAACAGGAGGGAAAAGAAGGTGAAAGTTG
Protein-coding regions in this window:
- the LOC107403456 gene encoding 11-beta-hydroxysteroid dehydrogenase A-like; translated protein: MVDLIHMFLNVAAPTFTFFSLLFFLPPFLFFNFFLSIVRYIFSEDVAGKVVLITGASSGIGEHLAYEYARRGARLALVARRENRLREVAEQAEQIGSPDVLMIGADVSKVEDCKRIVDQTVDHFGTLDHLVNNAGISSVCMLEEVDEITNLRPVMDTNFWGSVYTTRFAIPHLRNSRGKIVVLSSSSAWLPMPRTSIYNASKAALLMFFDTLRVEFGSDIKITIVTPGFIESELNQGKYLQGEGKMTVDQDMRDVQVSVMPVGRAKACAKAIVNSACRGQRYLTEPSWFKVTYIWKVLCPDVIEWAYRLLYLTNPGTSPSEAPSKKILDYTGAKNLLYPSSIQTPGVKTD